The Vibrio sp. 10N DNA window CTCTCCATCTTATTGATTCTTCCTCTGGATCGATTGTTAAGCGTGTTTTGAATCAGCGCGATTACCTATCTGTCTCCGCACTTTAAGCTTCATTTAACTGAACGCGATGCGCCATTTGCTGTCATAACTGTGTAACTCGGTGTCATTCGTCTATCGCGCGTTCAATAGAGGTGCCTAGCAACTATGAAAAAAATACTGTTGGTTTCGCTTCTCGCAGCTGCCTTAGTTGGCTGCTCGTCTTCTCCTTCCCCGAGTATTAATCAATTTTCAGACTATACCGGTGGTCAGACACTGGGTGATGCAACCAGTTTTTATTGGTATACCGAAAAACTCACTCGTCCCTACAGCGCCGCTGATTATGTCAATATGAATGATTACGGTTGGTATCAATCGAATTATCGTTGGAATGGTGACACGCTCAGAGAGTTTGTTCGTGAAGGGGTACAAAACGATGCAGAAACCGGCTCGGTGACGTATCGTATCCATGTTCGCTTTAACAAAGACGGCGAGGCCATTTATCAGCAGTATCGTCGCAATGGCAAAGTACTACCGGTGAAAAAGGCCCAGCTTGAAAACTACCAACGCGAAGCCTCGTTACTCGTCGAAAGGGTAAAAGAGCAGGACAGTGATGGCCTGGAGCTTATTCAAGGTCATTGGGACGGCGAAACACTGGAAACGTGCAGCGGAATTGCATTCGATAACATTAAGTTTGAGCAGAGCTTGCCAAGCTTTGTGGTTACCCGTTTAGCTGAGGTGGAAAGCTATGTGGCGTTCTTGGGCAGCACAAGACTCACCGGCGCTAGGGTAGAGCAGCTACTGATGCTGGCCGATGGTGCCAAAGATTGTATTCCGAGACCTGAGCTTATCTAGAGTCCATTTCTCAGACAGTAGAACAAAAAAAAGGGTGCCAATCGGCACCCTTCGTCATTTTAGAGCTTAGCTTAATTACTTTTGCTCGCGAGCAATCGCACGGTAACCGATGTCATTGCGGTGGAACATGCCGTCCCAGCTGATCTTCTTAGTCAGCTCATAAGCGCGCGCTTGAGCTTCAGAGACTGTGTTGCCTAGTGCCGTTGCACATAGTACGCGACCGCCGTTCGTTACAACATTGCCGTCTTTGTCAGCTGTACCAGCGTGGAATACCTTCTCGCCTTCCACTTCTGTTGTTGGTAGGCCAGAGATAACATCCCCCTTGTTGTAAGACGCTGGGTAGCCACCTGCTGCTAGAACGATACCGATAGAAGCACGTGGATCCCACTTAGATTCAACTTGGTCTAGCTTCTTGTCGATGGCAGCTTGGCAAAGCTCAACCATATCTGATTGCATGCGCATCATGATAGGTTGTGTTTCTGGGTCACCGAAACGGCAGTTG harbors:
- a CDS encoding DUF1481 domain-containing protein, yielding MKKILLVSLLAAALVGCSSSPSPSINQFSDYTGGQTLGDATSFYWYTEKLTRPYSAADYVNMNDYGWYQSNYRWNGDTLREFVREGVQNDAETGSVTYRIHVRFNKDGEAIYQQYRRNGKVLPVKKAQLENYQREASLLVERVKEQDSDGLELIQGHWDGETLETCSGIAFDNIKFEQSLPSFVVTRLAEVESYVAFLGSTRLTGARVEQLLMLADGAKDCIPRPELI